The following proteins come from a genomic window of Streptomyces sp. NBC_00539:
- a CDS encoding AAA family ATPase, with translation MDFGMPGSTHAPAELAWLRGVDACTMGAYPQAEEEFRTAVRLDPAMADAWLGLHALRADTTNALLRMYAHRDRFGEQRARHRRTLNSWYWLGWWVQPVLESRRDLLLAHASHWLDGRHVPELDQALAALPPVDTDPQVRFLHACRAYLVKDWEQLVRHTEPLVDDPQLGIEARLFGGMARVRLEMYGQAEPMLAAALMRCRSEQPQRKELRYWLARAHEGTGRSAAALPLYRAVHRVDPAFMDTAARLTAIADSSDPDDMAGYAAYGHVGEQFAGHGPAPAGGDLAAVALGGGGGAPAQDVAADGQAEPDPLLPDPPEPRFGPPDGGRADGTRHKAALPAQGAPVGLPAGPADPRALAQALAELERMVGLEPVKRQVKALSAQLHMARLRAGQGLPVQPPKRHFVFSGPSGTGKTTVARILGRVFYALGLLGGDHLVEAQRADLVGEFLGQTAVKANELIDSAIGGVLFVDEAYSLSNSGYSKGDAYGDEALQVLLKRAEDNRDHLVVILAGYPAGMDRLLSTNPGLSSRFTTRVDFPSYRPLELTSIGEVLADGNGDRWDEEALEELRSISGHVVEQGWIDELGNGRFLRTLYEKSCAYRDLRLAGFAGDPSREDLSTLRLADLMQAYGEVLSGRGPQERPEPPPL, from the coding sequence ATGGACTTCGGCATGCCGGGCAGCACCCACGCCCCGGCCGAACTCGCCTGGCTGCGCGGGGTCGACGCCTGCACCATGGGCGCCTATCCGCAGGCCGAGGAGGAGTTCCGCACGGCGGTGCGGCTCGATCCCGCGATGGCGGACGCCTGGCTGGGCCTGCACGCGCTCAGGGCGGACACCACCAACGCGCTGCTGCGCATGTACGCGCACCGGGACCGCTTCGGGGAGCAGCGCGCCCGGCACCGCAGGACGCTGAACTCCTGGTACTGGCTGGGCTGGTGGGTGCAGCCGGTGCTGGAGAGCCGCCGCGACCTGCTGCTGGCCCACGCCTCGCACTGGCTGGACGGCCGCCACGTGCCCGAGCTGGACCAGGCGCTGGCCGCCCTGCCCCCGGTCGACACCGATCCGCAGGTCCGCTTCCTGCACGCCTGCCGGGCCTACCTGGTCAAGGACTGGGAGCAGCTGGTGCGGCACACCGAACCGCTGGTGGACGATCCGCAACTGGGCATCGAGGCACGCCTGTTCGGCGGGATGGCCCGGGTCCGGCTGGAGATGTACGGGCAGGCGGAGCCGATGCTGGCGGCGGCGCTGATGCGCTGTCGCAGCGAGCAGCCGCAGCGCAAGGAGCTGCGGTACTGGCTGGCGCGGGCCCACGAGGGGACCGGCCGCAGCGCCGCCGCGCTGCCGCTGTACCGGGCGGTGCACCGGGTGGACCCGGCGTTCATGGACACCGCGGCCCGCTTGACGGCGATCGCCGACAGCAGCGACCCCGACGACATGGCGGGTTACGCGGCCTACGGGCACGTGGGCGAGCAGTTCGCCGGGCACGGGCCCGCCCCGGCCGGCGGGGACCTGGCGGCGGTCGCCCTCGGCGGCGGGGGCGGCGCCCCCGCGCAGGACGTCGCGGCGGACGGCCAGGCGGAGCCGGACCCGCTGCTCCCCGACCCGCCGGAGCCCCGCTTCGGTCCTCCGGACGGGGGCCGGGCGGACGGGACGCGGCACAAGGCGGCGTTACCGGCCCAGGGCGCGCCCGTGGGCCTTCCGGCCGGGCCCGCCGACCCGCGGGCGCTGGCGCAGGCGCTGGCGGAGCTGGAGCGGATGGTGGGCCTGGAGCCCGTCAAACGGCAGGTGAAAGCCCTCTCGGCGCAGTTGCACATGGCCAGGCTGCGGGCGGGCCAAGGCCTCCCGGTGCAGCCGCCCAAGCGGCATTTCGTCTTCTCGGGGCCCTCCGGTACGGGCAAGACCACGGTGGCCCGGATCCTGGGCCGGGTCTTCTACGCGCTCGGCCTGCTGGGCGGCGACCACCTGGTGGAGGCCCAGCGGGCCGATCTGGTGGGCGAGTTCCTCGGGCAGACGGCCGTGAAGGCGAACGAGCTGATCGATTCCGCGATCGGCGGGGTGCTGTTCGTGGACGAGGCGTACAGCCTGTCCAACTCCGGTTACAGCAAGGGTGACGCATACGGGGACGAGGCCTTACAGGTGCTCCTCAAGCGCGCGGAGGACAACCGCGACCACCTCGTGGTGATCCTCGCGGGCTACCCGGCCGGGATGGACCGGCTGCTGAGCACCAACCCGGGACTCTCCTCGCGGTTCACGACCCGAGTGGACTTCCCGAGCTACCGTCCCCTCGAACTGACCTCGATCGGGGAGGTGCTGGCGGACGGCAACGGCGACCGCTGGGACGAGGAGGCGCTGGAGGAGCTGCGCAGCATCAGCGGGCACGTGGTCGAGCAGGGCTGGATCGACGAACTGGGCAACGGCCGGTTCCTGCGCACCCTCTACGAGAAGAGCTGCGCCTACCGGGACCTGCGCCTGGCGGGCTTCGCAGGCGACCCCTCCCGGGAGGACCTCTCCACGCTGCGGCTGGCGGACCTGATGCAGGCGTACGGCGAGGTCCTCTCCGGCCGGGGCCCCCAAGAGCGCCCGGAGCCACCGCCGTTGTAG
- a CDS encoding uridine kinase family protein — MGPLARELAALSPSLGPVRLIGVDGHAGSGKSTFAQRLAETLGGAPVLHLDEVATHEELFDWFGRLSAQVLEPLAAGRPARWAPYDWVLRRFGPERVLEPVPVVIVEGVGAGRRALRPWLARLLWLETPREVSWGRGRSRDGRELHGFWDEWERAELVHFSGDPSRPFADTLVRQSGTGYEWTSGALATARTPASVTQRHGLPRA, encoded by the coding sequence CTGGGCCCACTCGCGCGGGAGCTCGCCGCCCTGTCGCCCTCGCTCGGGCCGGTCCGGCTGATCGGCGTCGACGGGCACGCCGGATCCGGCAAGAGCACCTTCGCGCAGCGCCTCGCCGAGACCCTGGGCGGAGCTCCCGTGCTGCACCTGGACGAGGTGGCCACGCACGAGGAACTGTTCGACTGGTTCGGGCGGCTCAGCGCCCAGGTCCTGGAGCCGCTCGCCGCCGGCCGGCCCGCGCGCTGGGCCCCGTACGACTGGGTGCTGCGCCGGTTCGGCCCGGAGCGGGTGCTGGAGCCGGTCCCGGTGGTGATCGTCGAGGGCGTCGGGGCGGGCCGGCGGGCCCTGCGTCCGTGGCTGGCGCGGCTGCTGTGGTTGGAGACGCCGCGCGAGGTGTCCTGGGGGCGCGGGCGCAGCCGGGACGGGCGTGAACTTCACGGTTTCTGGGACGAATGGGAGCGCGCGGAGCTCGTGCACTTCTCGGGCGACCCTTCGCGCCCCTTCGCCGACACCCTGGTACGCCAGAGCGGTACGGGATACGAGTGGACTTCCGGGGCTCTTGCGACTGCGCGAACCCCGGCTTCGGTCACCCAACGTCACGGACTCCCCCGGGCCTGA